Proteins from one Candidatus Zixiibacteriota bacterium genomic window:
- a CDS encoding metal-dependent hydrolase — MLKATFLGHSCVMATDGKHNIIIDPFLTGNPQAKMKPEQIKVDYVLVTHGHGDHLGDAVPIAKANDATIIAPNELAVYVSKQGAKTHNMHIGGAYDFPFGRVKLTIAHHGSAAGDGLEYTGSPCGFLVTMGGKTMYHPGDTGLFYDMKLIGDMNKIDLAFLPIGDNFTMGIDDAAKAVEFLHPKKVVPIHYKTWEVIATEPKEFAEKLKGSSTKVEIIKPGESVEA, encoded by the coding sequence ATGTTAAAAGCCACTTTTCTGGGTCATAGTTGTGTTATGGCCACTGACGGTAAGCACAATATCATAATCGATCCTTTTCTGACGGGTAATCCCCAGGCCAAAATGAAACCAGAGCAGATCAAAGTCGATTATGTCCTGGTTACCCATGGTCACGGCGATCATCTCGGTGATGCCGTGCCGATCGCCAAGGCCAATGATGCCACCATCATTGCCCCCAACGAACTGGCCGTATATGTCTCCAAGCAGGGCGCCAAAACCCACAATATGCATATCGGGGGCGCTTACGATTTTCCTTTCGGCCGGGTCAAATTGACCATCGCTCATCATGGTTCCGCGGCCGGCGACGGTCTCGAATACACCGGTAGTCCCTGCGGTTTCCTGGTTACCATGGGTGGAAAAACCATGTATCACCCGGGCGATACGGGGCTTTTTTACGACATGAAATTAATCGGAGACATGAATAAAATCGATCTGGCTTTCCTGCCGATCGGCGATAATTTCACTATGGGAATCGATGATGCCGCCAAGGCGGTGGAATTTTTGCATCCGAAAAAAGTGGTCCCGATTCATTATAAGACATGGGAAGTCATTGCCACCGAACCCAAAGAATTCGCGGAAAAACTTAAAGGGTCATCGACTAAAGTGGAAATAATCAAACCGGGCGAATCGGTCGAAGCCTGA
- a CDS encoding AsmA family protein — protein sequence MKKLKKLIMWALIIGLSVVIVGVAGIMIFFPKEKVKQMAIDKISTSLDRKVTIDGISVSIWGGIGAYLKGIRIANPEGFKKDYFLEAEALDIKLQFWPLLKKQVLVDRLILVSPNIDMEKLRNGRINYKFGVIDSLAPEAVKEKVPEESKLAVSAISFDNLEIKDGVCNYIDDSSKMAISAGGIALESKVMTPKPMVFEATGRINIGALDIATDSLVLPTIKLSAPYAVVFDQPGDKIVLNESNLEVNGIVLKTAAEIPKFSELNLAHISIAMEETDFNRLLTLVPEAYKPMLEGYTISGPLSLKASIDYNTTIPDTLQYGVSVDLSGLSVGMAALPGEVMLKEAALNLTKNRADLNINQANFLNNTIQANIRVNDFEHPKADGRAKGNIDLAGLEAFLPKIGEPKLAGKMDFDFKFKGPIKTPADIQLTGKLNIREASYTATTLPEPIQSFNLETRIDNRDIMIDNFDVTFPSTDFTLKGKLADALPYFLPGYAEKSKKPFLSFELTSKRFNVDKLFPEVAPGQGSNLADLPIDSLPPIILPDIDGRGTGRVGTMVYSGVDFTNITSDITIADRKIKLTDVVGNVYTGQVTGESEIDLNDFENPKYVGTFDAKQIEANDFLSRFTKFGGHLYGKLNMSGSFAAAGLEPEDIIKTLSMNGNALFNEAKLVNFDLINTLAQNFNFKSVDEEKIRDLASKFAVNNGRVEFDKLNFKSSFGDWDVTGSIGFDGTLNYSGDVLLSEKMTTELSSKSGLVGSLAGFMTDSQTGRVKVPFKLGGTYSKPSLSVDLKPAEEKATDQLKDKAVDALQNLLQKKKK from the coding sequence ATGAAAAAGCTCAAGAAGTTAATTATGTGGGCCTTAATTATAGGCCTTTCAGTCGTAATAGTCGGCGTTGCGGGAATCATGATTTTCTTCCCCAAGGAGAAAGTCAAGCAGATGGCAATTGATAAAATTTCCACCTCGCTCGACCGAAAGGTTACGATTGATGGAATTTCCGTGTCAATCTGGGGCGGTATCGGGGCGTATTTGAAAGGGATAAGAATTGCCAATCCCGAGGGTTTTAAAAAGGATTATTTTCTGGAAGCCGAAGCTCTCGATATCAAACTGCAGTTCTGGCCGTTGCTGAAAAAACAGGTCCTGGTGGACCGCCTGATTCTGGTCAGCCCGAATATCGATATGGAGAAACTGCGGAACGGACGAATTAATTACAAGTTCGGGGTTATCGATTCGCTGGCTCCTGAGGCAGTAAAAGAAAAAGTGCCGGAAGAATCGAAACTGGCTGTTTCGGCGATTTCATTCGATAACCTTGAAATCAAAGACGGCGTTTGCAATTATATCGATGATTCATCAAAGATGGCTATCTCGGCCGGCGGGATTGCTTTGGAATCGAAAGTGATGACACCGAAACCGATGGTATTTGAGGCGACCGGCAGGATTAATATCGGCGCTCTTGATATCGCCACCGATTCACTGGTTTTGCCAACGATTAAATTAAGTGCCCCCTACGCCGTCGTCTTCGATCAGCCGGGCGATAAAATCGTGCTGAATGAATCGAATCTTGAGGTAAACGGAATAGTATTAAAAACCGCCGCTGAGATACCCAAATTCTCGGAACTCAATCTGGCCCATATTTCGATAGCTATGGAAGAGACCGACTTCAACCGCCTATTGACCCTGGTTCCCGAAGCTTACAAACCAATGCTTGAGGGATACACTATCAGCGGCCCGCTGTCTTTGAAGGCAAGCATTGATTATAACACCACGATCCCGGATACTCTGCAATATGGTGTAAGTGTCGATCTGTCGGGTCTCAGTGTCGGAATGGCGGCTCTTCCCGGCGAGGTGATGCTTAAAGAAGCCGCGTTAAACCTTACCAAAAACCGTGCCGACCTGAATATCAATCAAGCCAACTTTCTCAACAATACCATTCAGGCCAATATCAGGGTGAATGATTTCGAGCATCCGAAGGCCGACGGTCGGGCCAAAGGGAATATCGACCTGGCCGGGTTGGAGGCATTTTTGCCCAAAATCGGGGAACCGAAACTGGCCGGGAAAATGGATTTTGATTTCAAATTCAAGGGTCCGATCAAAACTCCGGCAGATATTCAATTAACAGGAAAACTGAATATCAGGGAAGCTTCATATACCGCGACCACTCTCCCGGAACCGATTCAATCATTCAATCTCGAGACTCGAATCGACAATCGGGATATTATGATCGACAATTTCGATGTGACGTTTCCCTCAACCGATTTTACTCTCAAGGGCAAACTGGCCGACGCCCTGCCGTATTTTCTCCCGGGTTATGCCGAGAAATCGAAGAAACCATTTTTATCCTTTGAATTGACATCCAAACGCTTCAATGTCGATAAGCTGTTCCCCGAGGTGGCACCCGGTCAGGGGAGCAATCTGGCCGATTTACCAATCGATTCTCTGCCGCCGATTATTTTGCCGGACATCGATGGCCGCGGGACGGGAAGGGTCGGCACGATGGTATATTCCGGGGTGGATTTTACGAATATCACGTCGGATATAACGATTGCCGATCGCAAGATCAAATTAACCGATGTTGTCGGTAATGTTTATACCGGCCAGGTGACCGGAGAGTCGGAAATCGATTTGAACGATTTCGAAAATCCGAAATACGTTGGGACCTTTGATGCCAAACAGATTGAAGCCAATGACTTTTTAAGCCGGTTTACTAAATTCGGCGGTCATCTTTATGGTAAATTGAATATGAGTGGATCATTTGCGGCGGCCGGACTGGAACCCGAAGATATAATCAAGACGCTGTCTATGAACGGAAATGCTCTTTTTAATGAAGCTAAACTGGTTAATTTCGATCTTATCAACACCCTGGCCCAGAATTTCAATTTCAAGTCGGTCGATGAGGAAAAAATCCGCGATCTGGCCAGTAAATTCGCCGTCAATAATGGCCGGGTGGAATTCGACAAGCTGAATTTTAAAAGCTCTTTCGGCGACTGGGATGTGACCGGGTCGATTGGTTTCGACGGGACATTGAATTACAGCGGCGATGTCTTACTTTCGGAAAAAATGACCACCGAACTCAGTTCCAAATCGGGCCTGGTCGGAAGTTTGGCCGGTTTCATGACCGACAGCCAAACGGGCCGGGTCAAGGTGCCTTTCAAGCTAGGCGGTACCTACAGCAAACCCAGCCTCTCGGTGGATCTCAAACCGGCCGAGGAGAAGGCCACCGACCAACTTAAAGATAAAGCGGTGGATGCTCTTCAAAACCTGTTGCAGAAGAAAAAGAAATAG
- a CDS encoding translocation/assembly module TamB domain-containing protein, producing MKLRYRLLLAPIVSAFIFFLTTYLAIFHFGLVEYMANRELRKQIGANLPIRVHIGEITGDYYSRLKLEDVFVIYDDGTTIYTMAAVPIIEIRYSLSRFWRGLLYFESIEIDSAILTIKQSTERKWLVPKPLSESKRKEAILDFEIDRFNLRNLSLRLFQPDDTLIFSDVAFGARFRGREKTYTAQIDSLRFKSTDDRLGYLSASGRITLTGNHLMYQDLSVSTDSTDITLNGLLILEDTIQNNCEFEARHLNIAEIASFVNVHLNGHIAAGGAFSYGAGKLEGRIELSGDFMDRKFDSLSMSFEYHDRLLMLDTLIGHIFEGCYLEGHGQLDLRQKPEQYKYIGMIKNFNLDNLANNTFYSDLSGIINLTGSGLKKENLLIDAIVNLDESWFDRYHMHHSIGEMTITTDSLRFYDSFVFKYYDNTITFGGRMDYHGLLEIAGHAAFKNLSVFNGQIFIARMGGRGEADFRLGGLLRNPDLQGIFQSDSLWLYDFYSSHSQFDVNVRRFLYDREGYVNMTLLDGSAYNIPYDTIALLMTLDSQYVFIDSSHAYNRYADIRVGGKLDYYNYPQCLALDDVRVDILGLDSHNADTMVIEIDSLGYDIRQGRLDREEGYIDGRGRINYDQSMNFQIKAAGVEIGPWVALFNDQYNITGRIYGQARLGGNFDKPLIKYRGGIDSLGYQGLNLGNLFADFDYGEQRVAFDSVTLKSREGYYHAVGYYPLDLAFARIDDRFPDYDQNIDILIYDNRFDLVSLLLNEVEDLTGEFKAQFKLTGTPLKPKIDGEASIRKGRLKLYDLVQPLENLRADMKMINHTVYLDSLSAMCENGSGSMGHVGGNGIIQINSIDRFDYDVMITAKEFPIKYELGDITGSVNADLAVRGETPPTVEGDVEIIALTYRENFAAENEGWSVLSALQSENSWDLNLNVEAISNLWIKNDDIDAEFSGNLNFIREQGKYRYIGQMEILRGKGYWADRTFRIEPGATINYEDIEYPNPTLDIYASTRIRATAPSAAGDEKLETTNIDLMVHVTGTLEEPIIATAEGSQYSTEELLSIIFLNDYQTGTNTEQRIGDRLTAGLAEYVGSQVGRIGSRTLGVETFEIDPVYGDKFDPLGTQLTLGVYTLPNLYIYGKSSLSLETGREFGFEYRLQKFLMMEGRIEENNLYRLILNFNWNY from the coding sequence ATGAAACTCAGATATAGACTGCTTCTGGCCCCGATAGTCTCGGCCTTCATTTTTTTCCTGACGACTTACCTGGCCATTTTTCATTTCGGTTTGGTGGAATATATGGCCAATCGCGAGTTGAGAAAGCAGATCGGCGCCAATCTGCCTATCCGCGTCCATATCGGTGAAATAACCGGAGATTATTACTCCCGGCTGAAATTGGAAGATGTTTTTGTAATTTATGATGACGGTACCACTATTTATACCATGGCGGCCGTCCCGATCATTGAGATTAGATATTCTCTTTCCCGATTCTGGAGAGGACTTTTGTATTTCGAATCGATTGAAATTGATTCGGCCATCCTGACTATCAAGCAATCAACGGAGCGAAAATGGCTGGTTCCGAAACCGCTGTCGGAATCAAAAAGAAAGGAGGCCATCCTTGATTTCGAAATCGATCGATTTAATTTGCGTAATTTAAGTCTGCGCCTGTTTCAGCCGGATGACACTCTGATTTTCAGCGATGTTGCTTTTGGCGCCCGGTTTCGGGGTCGCGAAAAAACCTATACGGCTCAGATAGACAGTCTCAGGTTCAAATCCACCGATGATCGGCTTGGATATCTGTCGGCCAGCGGCCGGATCACGCTTACCGGAAACCATTTGATGTACCAGGACCTGTCCGTCAGTACCGATTCCACCGATATCACCCTGAACGGGCTTTTAATTCTGGAAGACACCATACAGAACAATTGCGAATTCGAGGCCCGACATTTGAATATCGCGGAAATTGCCTCGTTTGTCAATGTTCATCTGAACGGTCATATCGCCGCCGGAGGCGCTTTTTCATATGGCGCCGGTAAACTTGAAGGCAGGATCGAATTAAGCGGTGATTTTATGGATCGCAAATTCGATTCGTTATCCATGTCATTTGAGTACCATGACCGCCTGCTCATGCTTGATACCCTGATCGGCCATATTTTTGAAGGTTGCTACCTGGAAGGACACGGGCAACTGGATCTCCGGCAGAAGCCGGAGCAGTACAAATATATCGGTATGATCAAAAATTTTAATCTCGACAACCTGGCGAATAATACCTTTTATTCCGATTTAAGCGGCATAATAAATTTGACCGGTTCCGGCCTGAAAAAGGAAAATCTCCTGATCGATGCTATTGTCAATCTGGATGAATCCTGGTTCGATCGATATCATATGCACCATTCGATAGGGGAGATGACCATTACGACCGACAGCCTCCGATTTTATGATTCATTCGTCTTCAAATATTACGATAATACGATTACCTTCGGCGGCCGGATGGATTATCACGGATTACTCGAAATCGCCGGTCATGCCGCCTTCAAAAACCTGTCGGTATTCAACGGGCAGATTTTCATCGCCAGGATGGGCGGACGGGGGGAAGCCGATTTTCGTCTTGGCGGCCTTCTCAGGAACCCTGATTTACAGGGTATTTTCCAATCCGATTCCCTCTGGCTATATGATTTTTATTCATCGCATTCTCAATTCGATGTCAATGTCAGAAGATTTCTGTACGATCGGGAAGGTTATGTCAATATGACCCTTCTGGATGGTTCGGCCTATAATATTCCGTACGATACTATCGCTCTGCTGATGACCCTCGATTCTCAGTACGTTTTTATCGACAGTTCCCATGCTTACAACAGGTACGCCGATATCCGGGTCGGGGGAAAGTTGGATTATTATAATTACCCTCAATGTTTGGCCCTTGATGATGTCCGGGTCGATATCCTCGGGCTGGATTCCCATAATGCCGATACCATGGTGATCGAGATCGACAGTCTGGGATACGATATCAGGCAGGGACGGCTGGATCGTGAGGAAGGATATATCGATGGGCGGGGGAGAATCAATTATGATCAGTCGATGAATTTTCAGATTAAGGCCGCCGGTGTCGAGATCGGTCCCTGGGTGGCCCTGTTTAATGATCAGTACAATATCACCGGCAGGATTTACGGTCAGGCCCGGCTAGGCGGGAATTTCGATAAACCTCTGATAAAATACCGGGGCGGGATTGATTCCCTGGGTTACCAGGGTTTAAATCTGGGAAATCTTTTTGCCGATTTCGATTATGGAGAACAACGGGTTGCATTCGATTCGGTCACTCTTAAAAGCCGGGAAGGATATTATCATGCCGTCGGATATTATCCTCTGGACCTGGCATTTGCCCGTATTGATGACCGTTTCCCCGACTATGATCAGAATATCGATATATTGATTTATGATAATCGTTTCGATCTGGTCAGCCTGCTTCTAAACGAGGTCGAGGACTTGACCGGCGAGTTTAAGGCCCAGTTCAAGTTGACAGGAACCCCTCTGAAACCTAAAATCGATGGCGAGGCTTCGATCCGCAAGGGTCGGTTAAAGCTGTATGACCTGGTTCAACCGCTTGAGAATCTCCGGGCCGATATGAAAATGATTAATCATACGGTTTATCTGGATTCGCTCTCGGCCATGTGCGAAAACGGTTCCGGAAGCATGGGTCATGTTGGCGGTAACGGCATAATCCAGATTAATTCCATCGACAGGTTCGACTATGACGTGATGATTACGGCCAAAGAATTCCCGATAAAATATGAACTGGGAGACATTACCGGATCGGTCAATGCCGATCTGGCGGTGAGGGGAGAGACCCCGCCGACGGTTGAGGGCGATGTCGAAATCATCGCACTTACTTATCGCGAGAATTTCGCCGCTGAGAATGAGGGTTGGAGTGTCCTTTCGGCCCTCCAGAGTGAAAACAGCTGGGATCTTAATCTTAATGTCGAAGCCATTTCAAATTTATGGATCAAGAATGATGATATTGATGCCGAATTCTCGGGCAATCTCAATTTCATCAGGGAGCAGGGGAAATATCGTTATATCGGGCAGATGGAAATTCTTCGGGGTAAAGGCTACTGGGCCGATCGAACTTTCCGAATCGAACCCGGGGCGACCATCAATTACGAAGATATCGAATATCCCAATCCCACCCTGGATATTTATGCATCGACCAGGATCAGGGCAACGGCACCATCGGCGGCCGGCGATGAGAAACTGGAGACCACCAATATTGATCTAATGGTTCATGTTACCGGCACCCTTGAAGAGCCGATAATCGCCACAGCCGAGGGTTCGCAATACTCTACGGAAGAACTCCTTTCTATTATTTTTCTAAATGATTATCAGACCGGAACCAATACGGAACAGAGAATCGGCGATCGGCTGACAGCGGGACTGGCGGAATATGTCGGATCGCAGGTGGGCCGGATCGGTTCAAGAACTCTGGGCGTGGAGACATTTGAGATCGATCCGGTTTACGGCGATAAATTCGATCCCCTGGGAACTCAACTGACCCTGGGGGTTTATACCTTGCCGAATCTGTATATCTACGGCAAATCATCTCTTTCTCTGGAAACCGGGCGGGAATTCGGTTTTGAGTATCGGTTGCAGAAATTTCTGATGATGGAAGGGCGGATTGAGGAAAATAACCTGTATCGCTTAATCTTAAACTTTAACTGGAACTATTAA
- a CDS encoding BamA/TamA family outer membrane protein, which yields MNRPFGILVLVILVIWFVPGRAQTLEDMNQFRWQRKKPVIDSIKIEGNHYFSDGKIKSVLFSKRTNIIRAIKADRARRIQRETIMRDTSEVKYLYLSEGFLGIRIKENFVPLPPDSNAMVKIRIDEGRQFFYGTTNFTGHYNRGMFQSDFTKIMKDFKIGNPEKPVNPFNLRQAAYDIKSVLANKGFPYAIAEFNIDTSLSHNFGDITFHIESDSLVHFGNVLITGASNFRPSLVQRELAFKTGDVYRRDDIIESQKRLLNTGYYLTLRLSSMDPDTVSMMKRLNPEFILSLKEREPHYVSIKTGAAQDSIKDLIWSLSGSWGKRNFLRSRLLELTAQTSFVIFSEWRLMEHSYRIRITEPWFLGIRMPLTLTAQFEPGVRSLLQPYRKQTWFISITTTWYVNDRLKTVTGLQFENINIYGLSGEAEEQLRQEEGISVRRKLYINFVRDTRNSIFIPSRGSVTSLRYDYVGGFMGGDDSFYLLEGSWSRYQKIWPGWISATRFKGGFVQETRDGKPVPTDDRFYIGGANTVRGFSEGELSPESDLGNPVGADIIIIMNQEFRFPIIGKLWGSLFCDAGNGYRYRNDIKWNNLAVSYGAGIQFISPAGPIRLDYARRVRVKGIEPGYRYHFTILYAF from the coding sequence TTGAACAGGCCATTCGGTATATTGGTTCTCGTGATTCTGGTAATCTGGTTTGTACCAGGTCGGGCGCAGACCCTTGAGGATATGAACCAGTTTCGCTGGCAACGCAAGAAGCCGGTTATCGATTCGATTAAAATTGAAGGAAATCATTATTTCAGCGATGGGAAAATTAAGAGCGTGTTGTTTTCCAAAAGAACCAATATTATCAGAGCTATCAAGGCGGACCGTGCCCGCCGTATCCAGCGTGAGACCATCATGCGCGACACTTCGGAGGTCAAATACCTATATCTATCCGAGGGATTCCTCGGTATCAGGATCAAGGAAAACTTTGTTCCCCTGCCGCCTGATTCCAACGCCATGGTCAAAATAAGAATCGATGAAGGACGACAATTCTTCTATGGGACGACCAATTTCACCGGTCACTACAACCGTGGCATGTTTCAATCCGATTTTACCAAAATCATGAAGGATTTTAAAATCGGGAATCCCGAAAAGCCGGTCAATCCTTTTAACCTGCGTCAGGCCGCCTATGATATCAAATCCGTCCTGGCCAACAAGGGTTTTCCTTATGCCATCGCTGAGTTTAACATTGATACTTCATTGAGTCATAATTTCGGAGATATCACTTTTCATATTGAATCCGATTCGCTGGTGCATTTCGGAAACGTTCTGATAACCGGGGCGAGTAATTTTAGGCCATCCCTGGTTCAACGCGAACTGGCCTTTAAGACGGGTGATGTTTATCGACGCGATGATATTATTGAATCTCAAAAGAGACTGCTTAATACCGGCTATTACCTGACATTGAGATTGAGCAGTATGGATCCCGATACGGTCAGTATGATGAAACGGTTGAATCCCGAATTTATCCTGAGTCTCAAAGAACGCGAACCCCACTATGTATCCATAAAAACCGGTGCCGCCCAGGATTCTATCAAGGACTTGATCTGGTCTCTATCGGGTTCCTGGGGTAAACGGAATTTCCTCCGTTCACGGCTGCTGGAACTGACTGCCCAGACTTCGTTTGTGATTTTCAGTGAATGGCGACTCATGGAACACAGTTACCGGATACGAATCACGGAGCCCTGGTTTCTGGGAATTCGCATGCCTCTTACCCTGACCGCCCAGTTTGAACCGGGAGTCAGATCGTTACTTCAACCATATCGTAAACAAACCTGGTTTATCTCTATAACTACCACCTGGTACGTTAATGATCGTCTTAAAACCGTAACGGGCCTGCAGTTCGAAAACATCAATATCTATGGTTTGAGCGGCGAAGCCGAGGAGCAACTCCGGCAGGAAGAGGGCATCTCGGTCAGGCGCAAGTTGTACATCAATTTTGTCCGTGATACCCGAAACAGCATCTTTATTCCATCGCGCGGATCGGTGACATCATTACGGTACGATTATGTCGGTGGATTTATGGGCGGGGACGATTCCTTTTATCTTCTGGAAGGAAGCTGGTCGCGTTATCAGAAAATCTGGCCGGGATGGATTTCAGCCACCCGTTTCAAGGGCGGTTTTGTCCAGGAAACAAGAGACGGAAAACCGGTCCCGACTGACGACCGTTTTTATATCGGCGGGGCCAACACAGTGCGCGGTTTTTCCGAGGGTGAACTGAGCCCCGAATCCGATCTGGGTAATCCGGTCGGAGCCGATATTATAATTATCATGAACCAGGAGTTTCGTTTCCCCATCATCGGAAAACTATGGGGATCACTGTTCTGCGATGCCGGTAATGGCTATCGGTACCGCAATGATATCAAGTGGAATAACCTGGCGGTTTCGTATGGCGCCGGAATCCAATTCATCTCACCCGCCGGTCCGATTCGGCTCGACTATGCCCGCCGGGTGCGGGTTAAAGGCATCGAACCGGGGTACCGTTATCATTTTACGATTCTTTACGCTTTCTGA
- the nifS gene encoding cysteine desulfurase NifS: protein MKQVYLDNNSTTALDARVLETMLPYLKDNYGNASSVHQFGRVAKTALEESREKVAALIGAEPSEIYFTSGGTESDNIAVKGAAYNNRKKKNHIITSAIEHHAVLESVKFLEKEGFQTDYLGTDRLGIVSPDSLKEKLTDSTSLVSIMHANNEVGTIQDIAALAELSHERGALFHTDAVQAAGKIRVNVRELKVDLLSMSGHKIYGPKGSGIIYIRRGTRLTPLIHGGHHEKKRRPGTEDIPAIVGFARALELAEECRKEEYGRWKDLSGRLIDGITEKISEVFLNGPGDERRIPSTVNLSFKYIEGESIILSLDMKGIAVSSGSACTSGSLDPSHVLMAMGVPVELAQGSIRFSLGRFTTRDDIDYTISVLPEIIERLRQMSPLYDKG from the coding sequence TTGAAGCAGGTATATCTCGATAACAACAGCACCACTGCTCTTGATGCCCGGGTTCTGGAAACCATGTTACCGTATCTCAAAGATAATTACGGCAATGCCAGTTCGGTCCATCAATTCGGGCGGGTTGCCAAAACGGCTCTCGAAGAATCTCGTGAAAAAGTGGCCGCCTTAATCGGCGCCGAACCATCGGAAATTTATTTCACCTCGGGCGGAACTGAGTCTGATAATATTGCGGTTAAAGGAGCGGCCTACAATAATCGCAAGAAGAAAAATCATATTATCACTTCGGCCATCGAGCACCATGCCGTTCTGGAATCCGTTAAATTTCTGGAAAAGGAAGGTTTTCAGACCGATTATCTGGGGACCGATCGTCTCGGGATTGTATCTCCGGATTCGCTTAAAGAGAAATTGACCGATAGCACCTCCCTGGTATCGATCATGCATGCCAATAACGAGGTTGGCACGATTCAGGACATCGCCGCGCTGGCCGAATTATCTCATGAGAGAGGGGCGCTGTTTCATACCGACGCGGTTCAGGCGGCGGGTAAGATCAGGGTCAATGTCCGGGAACTTAAGGTCGATTTACTGTCGATGTCGGGACATAAAATTTACGGACCGAAAGGCAGCGGTATTATTTATATCCGGCGCGGGACACGATTGACGCCGCTCATTCACGGCGGCCATCATGAAAAGAAACGCCGGCCGGGAACCGAGGATATCCCGGCCATTGTCGGTTTTGCCAGGGCGCTGGAACTGGCCGAAGAATGTCGCAAGGAGGAATATGGCCGCTGGAAGGATTTGTCCGGGCGGTTGATCGATGGTATCACGGAGAAAATATCGGAAGTCTTCCTGAATGGTCCCGGCGATGAACGGCGGATTCCTTCGACCGTCAATCTCTCCTTCAAATATATCGAGGGTGAATCAATTATCCTGTCGCTCGATATGAAAGGTATTGCGGTCTCGTCGGGTTCGGCCTGCACTTCCGGATCGCTTGATCCCTCGCATGTTCTGATGGCCATGGGGGTCCCGGTGGAACTGGCCCAGGGATCGATCCGGTTTTCACTCGGGCGTTTTACCACCCGGGATGACATCGATTATACCATTTCGGTTCTGCCGGAAATTATCGAGCGATTGCGCCAGATGTCGCCGCTTTACGACAAGGGCTGA
- the mnmA gene encoding tRNA 2-thiouridine(34) synthase MnmA has protein sequence MAKKVLVAVSGGVDSTTTMVLLQRQGYEVAAAHMKLWDYEEVGGDNYRDGRCCSLEAINDLHSICNRYNIPFYVLDFTIRFRELVIENFISEYRAGRTPNPCILCNTHLKWTELLNKARQIGCDYIATGHYATIEYSPKFRRHVIRQGVDPGRDQSYALWGLSQDALAATILPLGRYRKNEVRNLARELKLKNAERPESREICFVADDDYHRFLTEWEKQRGREFKPGKIVKSGGEVIGEHKGIAFYTIGQRKGMGLAHPTPLYVNRLDPETETVVVGGNEELYSSNMDISDINWVALSEPFEPFKASVKIRYQHRAAPAGVTPVGPYSARVVFDEAQRAITPGQSAVFYDADIVLGGGLIQSSKK, from the coding sequence ATGGCCAAAAAGGTTCTGGTAGCTGTATCCGGAGGGGTCGATTCCACAACAACCATGGTACTGCTTCAAAGGCAGGGTTACGAAGTGGCCGCGGCCCATATGAAATTATGGGATTATGAAGAAGTCGGCGGGGATAACTACCGCGACGGCCGGTGCTGTTCACTGGAGGCAATTAATGACCTGCATTCGATATGCAATAGATACAACATTCCTTTTTATGTCCTCGATTTTACGATTCGATTCCGTGAATTGGTGATCGAAAATTTTATCTCAGAGTACCGAGCCGGACGGACACCCAATCCCTGTATTCTCTGCAATACTCATTTGAAATGGACCGAACTGCTTAACAAGGCTCGTCAGATCGGTTGTGATTATATCGCTACCGGTCATTATGCCACCATCGAATACAGCCCGAAATTCAGGCGTCATGTTATCAGGCAGGGGGTGGATCCCGGCCGCGATCAGTCCTACGCTCTCTGGGGTCTTTCTCAGGATGCCCTGGCGGCAACCATTCTGCCGCTGGGACGATATCGGAAAAATGAAGTGCGGAATCTGGCTCGGGAACTGAAATTGAAAAATGCCGAACGTCCGGAATCACGCGAAATCTGTTTTGTTGCCGATGATGACTATCATCGCTTTTTGACCGAATGGGAAAAACAACGGGGAAGAGAATTTAAACCGGGGAAAATAGTCAAATCCGGCGGGGAAGTGATCGGGGAGCACAAAGGAATCGCCTTTTACACCATCGGTCAGCGTAAAGGTATGGGCCTGGCCCATCCGACTCCGCTTTATGTCAACCGGCTGGATCCCGAAACTGAAACGGTGGTGGTCGGCGGTAATGAAGAACTCTACAGCAGTAATATGGATATCAGCGATATCAACTGGGTGGCTTTATCGGAACCCTTCGAACCTTTCAAAGCATCGGTGAAAATTCGCTATCAGCATCGGGCTGCCCCGGCGGGGGTTACCCCGGTCGGCCCATACTCGGCCCGGGTTGTATTTGATGAAGCTCAGAGGGCCATTACCCCGGGTCAATCAGCCGTATTTTATGATGCCGATATTGTGTTGGGCGGGGGCCTGATACAAAGTTCAAAAAAATAG